The DNA window CGGAATCTTTCCGACCGGTTCGCTAAAGTCGTAGTAGTCCTTGAACTTGGTTTCCTGATTTTCGAAATCCTTCTTGACCTTCGAAATCATGACGCCCGTCTTTTCCATCTTGTTACGCAGATACTGACGGAATTCAGTGTTGTCAGCCACTTCTTCGGCCAGAATGTCGGCGGCCCCCTTCAGGGCGGCCTTCGGATCGGCAAGGCCCTTTTCTTCGGACAGGTAAATCAGGGCAATCTGTTCGGCCGTGTTGCCGGTTTCTTCCTGCGCCCACATGAGACGGGCCAAGGGTTCGAGGCCAAGTTCCTTTGCGGCAGTCGCACGAGTGCGCTTCTTGGGCTTGTACGGAGCGTAAATATCTTCGAGAAGAGTCTTGTCCTTACAGGCTTCGATCTGCGCCTTGAGTTCGGGAGTAAGTTTTCCCTGTTCTTCGATACTCTTGAGGATCGTTTCCTTACGGTCCACGAGTTCTTGCAAGTAATCGCGGCGGTGGCTTATATCGCGCAGCTCGATTTCGTTCAGCGTGCCCGTCTGGTCTTTACGGTAGCGGGCGATAAAGGGGATGGTACCACCCTGGTCCATCAATTCGAGTGCCTTGGCGACACGCCATACTTCAAGGTTAAGCTCTTCGGCAATAATTGCAGAAAAATCCATAATGTAGTTCCGTTTTTAAGTTCGGTTCGAGGGTCCAACCGTCCTGTTCTTCACGCAAGACGCGCGGCCCTAAGTTCAACCCGACGACCTCCGTCGAGTGCCCCGGGGATAAACACGATCCCGAAAGCAAAAATGAATATAGAATAAAAAAATGACAGCAAAATGTCAAAATGAAGAGGAATATTCCAAATTGGAACAATTTGAGAACATATTTTCTTCTTACAAAATTATGTTTGTAAAAATTTGTTTTATATTTATAGTGTTAAACTCCAACAAAGGAGTCTAGTATGTTTGGTAATTTGGTAAATAAAAAAGCTTTGAGCAAAAAGGCGGGTTTCACCATTATCGAGTTAATGGTGGTGATTATTATTGTGAACCTACTTTCGGGGATCGCAGTTCCCAAATGCACCGAGCTTATTGAAAAAGCAAAAGAACGCGTCGACATGCTTAAACTTTACTACTTGCGCGATGCAATAGAAAGAGCATTGTACGAAAACGATGTTCATAACATCTCTGAAGGAGCAAAATGCGGAAACGCGACATCAAACAAATCTAAGTTGGACGAATATCTTTCTAGCAAAAAAGGCGTTTCTCTATTTGTGATTGAAAGACATGATTCTTTTACTGCAAATTATCAAGGAATACACGACAAAGCAAAAGAAAACAATATGTGCGGCCTTGTCTATGACGGCGGATTCTGGAATACAGCCCTTAAGGAATCCGGCTTTGAAGCCGTAGCGGCAATCGTTTCTGACCGAGCCAACAATAACAGTTTTAATAGAAGCTCAAAGCTCTATACCACTAAAAACGTCAAAACTGTCAATAACAAAACATGGACACGAACCTACCCCACCAAACCACTCTTCCAGAGCAAAGCCATGACTTCTGATTACGGTGCAAAGGGCGAAAATCAGTCTCGAATTACCATGCGCGCAAGATGGAGGAACTGCGACCCTAGCAGCCATTCTATAGACGTTTTCTTTATGAACGAGTCAACCCATAAACCGCTACAAGGAGTTTTCACGACATTTGCAACAATGGCCAACTACGATGCCAAAGGGTGCAAATAACAGACTTCAAAAATTTTATATTTAAGACACAGATGCTCAAGAAGGGAAAATCTAATGCTTACAAAGGTTTTAGATAAAACAAAACAAAAACGTAGGAAAGGCGGATTTACAATCATCGAGTTAATGGTCGTT is part of the uncultured Fibrobacter sp. genome and encodes:
- a CDS encoding type II secretion system protein is translated as MFGNLVNKKALSKKAGFTIIELMVVIIIVNLLSGIAVPKCTELIEKAKERVDMLKLYYLRDAIERALYENDVHNISEGAKCGNATSNKSKLDEYLSSKKGVSLFVIERHDSFTANYQGIHDKAKENNMCGLVYDGGFWNTALKESGFEAVAAIVSDRANNNSFNRSSKLYTTKNVKTVNNKTWTRTYPTKPLFQSKAMTSDYGAKGENQSRITMRARWRNCDPSSHSIDVFFMNESTHKPLQGVFTTFATMANYDAKGCK